The genomic window CGAAAGTGAATGTGCTTGGGTTTGCCGGAAGATTCTCGCGTGTGCGATTGGTCTTGACTGAAGGGCGCAAGCGTGAGGTGAAGCAGTTGTGCAAGAAGGTTGGTTTTCCGGTTGAGCATCTGGTACGGGTTGAATTTGCGGGAATTAATTTGAAAAACCTCAAACCGGGCGAATGGCGTTTTCTGAGTCCTACGGAGCTGGACAGATTGAAGACGATGGTGGAGTTGAATTAGCGGGGGGGGCTATGCAGATTTTTGATGCCCTATTAAGTGTCATTCCAGTCCGCCACGCCTGCCCGCTGTGGCGGGGCGGAGAATCCATCTTCTCGACATCTGTAACACTAAACGAATATAAGACGTCAGGACCCAAGGGTCACTGACCTACTAATATCGGAGTGTCAGGCTGGGCTGCCCGACACCACGAAGAACGAAATGCTCTAACAAAACCATTCCAGTCCGCCAACAATGTCATTCCAGTCCGCCACGCCTGCCCGCTGTGGCGGGGCGGAGAATCCATCTTCATCTTCGTGCGGGACGTCCCTGGCCTGCACCAATATAAAGATCACACCGTCCGCCACGGCGGAGTGTGGTACAAGAAAATATAGCAGACATACCCACCCCGTCATTGCGAGCCCCGATTCTGAGAGGGGCCCTCCACGGCGGGCAGGCGTGGCAATCTCATATTCTCTTGACCCCGGTGAGCAACCGGGACGTCCCACACGAATATCAACACTGGTTACTCCGTCAGCGGAGTATGTCATTTTGAACGGGCGGGTGACAATGTGCAGGCGCGCTGGAAGATGAAGAAAAGACTGTCAGGCGGGGGCGCCTGACAGCACAGTATTATTCAAATTTGACTTGATTTTTTGAAATCCTATTATATATTTTGTTGTAACAACAAGCTCCTTAAGACTGTTAGTCAACGTTGAGAGAAGTGGTTTCGATCATCAATATGTATTTGGACACTCATTTTTCGAGGAGGAGTCGGATGTATCAAAGTTCACGCACAAAAACTTGCTTCAGTCGGCCAACGTCTGGTCCCAAACCATTTGGTGCGTTCGCTCTTTTAATTTTGGTAATCGCTTTGCTCTGCTTCTCTGCTGACGATCTACATGCACAAAGCTGCTGTACAGTCCGAGGTAATGTTGACTGCAGTCCGGATGGGGTAATAGATATCAGCGATCTGTCGGCTCTGATCGATTACCTGTTTATTTCGCTCGCGCCGACCTGTTGCGATTCGGCAGGTAACCTCGACGGTAGCCCCGATGGTGTAATTGATATCTCCGATTTGTCGGTTTTGATCGATTACATGTTTATTACGTATGAGTCACCGGCCCCTTGCGAAGACGGCAATATGCTGTCCGCCGAAGCGCGTATGGCGGTGGTCGACGACGTTACCCATCTGCTTGATTCGCTCACCAGCGATCCCAATGTATACATAAAAATCCGAGATTTTCTGAATAGCAGGCCCGAGATTGATAGCGCTGGTATAGTCTATAGTCCTTCCACAGTCTGGGCTCTCTTTGTTGACAGTGTTTTGCTCTTGGTGACGAACAATCGTCCCCCTTCAAGTGGATTGCCGACTGAAGCACGAGAGGACGAAATAATTGTCCCATATGAGTCCCGAAGTCGGCCACTGGATAATGATCCCTACCCGATTAAGAGAGAAGTCGGCCATCCCAGGCCGCCAATTGTCAACAGCGGGCTCCCCGCCTCTCTGCAAGCTCGATTGCTAAATACGCTCGGGAATAATTTATTTAGTCCAGTAACTCAGACACTCGCCAATTGGTTAAACGCCGGTGGATACGTGGCAACTACACCCGACGAAACTGTTGAAGCCCTGAGGACGGTCGGCGGTGATGGCGTCTTCTTTTATAGCACACATGGTGGCGCAGGCTACTTTAGTCTCGATTCAGCGGATATGGCTTATGCGCTCTGGACAAGTACCATTTCCACCAGGGCAAATCTCCCAAATTATATCACTGACCTCAAGCACAAGCGACTTGCGATTCAAGTTGGGCCCTTCGATATCATGCCAAATGGGGACACGATTGTTCAAGCCCACTATGGAATTACCTCAAAATTTGTGGACCACTACTGGGGTAATTTCGCCGCAAACTCAATGGTCTATATTGACGCGTGTGGAAGCGATGGTCCTTTTGCCCAACCGATGAAGCAAGCAATGCTTGCGAAGAATGCCGGAGTGTATTTCGGCTGGTCTTATAGCGTTTTTTCCGATGCCAGCAATCTTGTAGCTCAGTTTATGATTGATCGCCTGTTGGGAGCAAATCTCTACCAATCTTATAAAGAGTCCCCCCCACAGAGACCATTTGATATGGTCTCCATTTATGGAGACCTCCAGTCGAGAAATCTACATGCGCACCCAACCACTGATTCGCTTGTGGCTCCTGGCAAGAAAACTGTCTTCCAATATACTGCTGGCACTGGTGATTTCGGCATCCTCTCTCCAAGCATCAGGTATATGGCCGTCGTTGAGCACTTCGATACCCTCTATATTACCGGTTTCTTCGGTAGTGACCCCGGATCCAAAGGGCGTGTGATTGTGGGCGGGACCGAACTGCCTATCTACTCCTGGGAGCCGGGCATGATTTTCGCATTTATTCCCAACACCGGAGTAGGTTCGGTTGGGCCGGTGACAGTCGAGATCGATGGACTCACCGGACCATCATCCAGCACTAAGCGCAAAAGCAACGTTGTCAATCTCACCGAATGGCATGGCCTCTTTACATATAAAGCAGACGATTTTGGGTCGCTCCTTGGGAAAATTGTCATCGATGCTCATTTCCGGGCTGATGTCCATTCTTTCCGAGATTTTCCGCACACGACACCGGGTTACTATTCTGTCGTCTTTCCGGCGATGGATGACTCGTACGGAACCGCGAGCGTAAGCGGTGGAGCGTCGTACATCAATAATGACAATGATCCGCCCGACACGACGACATGGACATGGTTTGGCTCACAGCCTCTCGTGAGTCTCTGGGAGCAGGACCCGACAGGGTTTCTGATGACCGGGTTTATTGTCCAAAACCCCCGCAAACTTCATCTCCGGCTAGCCGCCGCTAAGAATGGGGGGCTGAAAGAGAAGATAATTTACACGCCTGGTGGGAGTGAAATCATTAACGACCTCACAATCGGTATTCCCTTTGAACTCTATGATTTCTTCACAGGCTTGTTCTATATAGACATGAACAATGTCTGGGATATTCTGGGGAACCAGCGGACGTATTTTAGGTGCTGTTCTCGTGATCCGAACAATCCAGACGCCTTACCAGATGTTCTGCATAGTTTGTCCTGGCCGACGATACCGGCATCGTGGGCGCCGGACACCAGCGCCGCGCAGTGAAATTGTCTTGCTCTCCTTTGTGAGATTCCGTGGCTGGTGTACGTCCCGCCACGGCGGACTTGAAAGCCCCGTGCACCAGTCTGTCCTTACGACTTTGTATGGGACGTCCCTGTCACGCACCAATATAAAGATCACACACTCCGCCGCGGCGGAGTGTGGTACAAGAATTAATGTAGGCACTCATACCCCGTCATTGCGGGCCCCGATTCTGAGAGGGGCGTGGCAATCTCAAATTTCTTCGTCTTGTAGCGCGGGTCCGTTTCGGCCCCGCGAGTCTGACATTCAATCTTTTATCGGTAACTGATTATGCCTGGTCTTCGTCGCTATGAAATTGTGGGGCGAACATTCTTTGTGACTTCCGTTACTTTCAATAGATTACCTGTCCTTGAGGGCAATGAAAAAATGCTACTGGACACATTTCACAATATCACAAATCGCTATTCGTATGACCTCATTGCATGGGTAATCATGCCGAATCACTTTCACCTCATTCTACACACAGACAATGTCTCCTTGTCACTTATTCTTCAAAGGATAAAATCATCGTTCTCACTTACGTATAATTCCGTCAACAATCGAAAAAACCGATCAATTTGGTAGTCGCGGTTCTGGGATAGAGTTGTCAGGTCTGAAAGTGAGTTGAACAGGTACATCGATTATGTGCATTATAATCCCGTTTCCGAGGGTTTGGTTGACGCACCGGGAGAGTATGAATGGTCCTCATTCCAACGGTATTTTGAGGAAGGACAGTATACTTCGGATTGGGGAGTGCGAGAAAGATTAGAATTCCCCGGCGATTTTGGGGAATGAAGACCCGCGGGGCCGAAGCGGACCCGCGCTACAGGGGAACTATAGTTGCTGGTGTACGTCTCGCCACGGCGGAGTGTGGTACAGGAAAATATAGCAGACATACCCACCCCGTCATTGCGAGCCCCGATTCTGAGAGGGGCGTGGCAATCTCATATTCTCCGTATTCCTGTACCACACTCCCGACATTCGTTGGGACGGTGTGATCTTTTCTTTCCCCTCTTCCTCTGGGTGGGGGTATATTCATGAGGAATACAGAATCACTGAACCGTTCGCCTGCGGCGAACCACGGCGGAATCGCTACAAGACCAAGAGACCCGCTGCATGCTTTCACAACCCCAAGAAATTCTTCAGCAGTTTGTCGTTCAGACTTTGGTATCTTGCCGCGTTTGTTTCGAATTCCGCTATTACGCTTTGGGGAGATTTATTGACATCGGCTAAATCGTTTGGCGATGTCCGGCACATATCTGGTATTTCATCATATCTCGAATCGAGATGGAACTGGATACCCACTGCGTTTCGCTTTCGAAAAGCTTGGTTTTTGCACTCGGCGCCTTCGCACAGAAGCGACGAGCCGAAAGGAAGTTTGAATGCCTCGCCGTGCCACTGAAAAACCGGAAACTCCGGATCAAAACCTGCAAAGAGCGGATCAGACAAGCCCGCTTCGGTCAGACGCACCGTCGAGGCTCCAATCTCTTTTGAGGTGTGCGGCACTACGGCCGCGCCCAAAACTTTCGCCAGCAATTGCGAGCCGTAACATATGCCGAGATACGGAATATCAGCCCTGATGGCTTCGGCAGTGAAACGATAGATCTCTTTGGTGAACTCCTGCTTTTGCGCGTCGTTAGCAGAAAAGGGCGCTCCGAGGGTGACGACTGCGCGGATTTCGTTTATTGGCGGCAGTTTCTCGACAGCGTAGGATTGGATTTGTTTGTATGGAATTGATTCCCGTGTGAAAAAGTCAGAGATTGCGCCTCCTTTTTCGACATCGACATTTTGGATGATGAGGATAGGTTTCATGGCGTGTATAATACAGACTTGGGTTTCAGTTTCCTATAGTGTCGGGCAGGGTAACCGATACCACGGAAAATGCGCCCGCCTCCGCGGCGTCCCGCGCGAAGAAATTCTAACCGTACTTACAGCTTCGCCACCTCTTTTTCTCGCCTACCCCTTGACATTTGGTGTAAATTCGTTTAGTTGAACCAACTAATGAGAAAACTGGTTTTACACACCACGGTGTTGACACAAAAAGACGGACACAAAAGTTTAGACGTGGATAGGCGACGGAAGATTGCCGCCGACCGGCAACAAGATAGTTCCGGACGGAGTAGTCTGCTTGCACACCCGCCTGTCAATGGCAACAATCCAGCATCACGGGGGATATCTCTGCCGTGGCGCTAGCCCGTCTCAAAAAACCACTTCTGCCCGACCGGGGCGTAACCCACGATTACATGGCCTATTTCAGTCGCGAAGACTGTTATGTCAACCTTCGCGGAGATTACTATTATCTCGGCCCGGGCTACTATGCCTCGCAGGATTGGGAATACGACAAAAAACGGGTCCACCCCACCTGCAAAGAATCTCTCGATGGCTATATTGTCCCGCTCTTTTTGGAAAAAATTAAATTGGTCGGACTGCCGATACCGGACTACTATATCACCAACGGCTATTTTGAGCCGCCGGTTATTGTCGATTCGCTCAATCCCTTCATGACCCGCCAGAGTATCGTCACCAAACAGGGACAACAAACGCGGGTGGCAAAGTCGATGTCCCGCAACTATACCTATGCTATCTCCTGCCAGGAACTTCCGCCCGGTGCGCGGGTCGGTTATTTTCGGTGCATTCTCGGCGAATGTCTGACTCCGCGCTACCGCCACCTTGCCGGGGCTGTTTGGCGGGTGTTTCGATTGCCGCTTGCGCTGGTGCGGGTCATTGTCCTCAAGGACGGCACGATACTTTTGAGCGCCCTCCAACCCCTGACCTACGGCAAACTTAACAAGCGAGAAAAAGAAATTATCGACAGGCTGGTCTCATGGCGAATATAGGAATATTCATTGAACGCTATACTGTCAGCCGCTCCGAGGAAATGGGCGCGCTCATGCGATTGGCTCAAGTCGCGCTCAAAATGAACCACCGCGTCGATTTTCTTTTCCGTCCGGATATCTACAAGATTCCGCAGTACCAGGCCATTTTCATTCGTACCCTGACCGATCCGATGAACTCATCCTATGTTGTCGCACGGCTTGCGCAACTAAACGGCCTTCGCGTTATCGATGATCCGGATTCGATTGTTATCTGTTGCGACAAAGTGAATATGTACAAAAGACTTCGCATGCATAATGTCCCTATGCCCGAGACCCACTTTTTGACCGAAGCCGATCTCAATCCGGATATCGGGTCATCACTGCTCAAAGCCGTCTCCAATCCGCTTGTGCTCAAAGCGCCCAATAGCAGTTTCTCGATGTATGTCGAACGGGTCAGCACTCCTGCTGAGTTTGCCAAAGTAGGCAAACGCTTTCTGCGAAGGGCCGATCGGGTCGTTGCCCAGCAGTTTGTTTCATCGGAATTCGACTGGCGGGTAGGCGTTTTGGCCGGAAAACCGATCTATGTCTGCCAGTACAAAATTCCAAAAAAACGCTGGAAGATTTTGACGTATACCGAAGACGGGCGTCAGATTCATGGCCCAGTCAAAGGATTTGACCTCGACAAGGTCGACCAGAAATTGCTCGATGTGGCCGTTCAAGCCACACAGGCAATTGGCAATGGATTGTATGGTGTTGACTTAAAGCAGGTCGGCAATGATTTTGTGGTAATTGAGGTAAACGATAACCCGACTATTCATCTGGGAGAAGAGGACCAAAACGCGCCGAATATCTATGAGAGTCTGGTTCGCTATCTTGTCGGCGACTGGAAATGAGTTATGTCACAGTCCCATATTATCCGCCATGCCGAACGCGCTGACCTTCCTTCTCTACTGCAACTCGAAGAGTCCGGGTTCGCTTTTGATCGTTTCTCAAAAGAACAATACCGTCGGCTGATTGCAAACTCCAATGCGAGTGTTTTAGTTCTCGATATGCACAAAGAGATTGTGGGCTCGGCCATTATGCTCTGGCGCGCGAAATCCTCTATTGGCCGCTTGTACTCAATTGTTATAGACCCAAAACTCCAAAGCCTGGGATTCGGACGAAAATTGCTGCAGGCTTGCGAATACGAAGCTGTCAAAAACAAATGTGAATCGATTGCGCTCGAAGTCCGCGCTGATAATCGACAGGCGATCACCGCTTACCAAAAATTCGGCTACACTGCTTTCGGCACTATCACCGGATACTATTCCGATGGCATGAATGCCCTGCGTATGAAAAAGAAT from Candidatus Zixiibacteriota bacterium includes these protein-coding regions:
- a CDS encoding ATP-grasp domain-containing protein, translated to MANIGIFIERYTVSRSEEMGALMRLAQVALKMNHRVDFLFRPDIYKIPQYQAIFIRTLTDPMNSSYVVARLAQLNGLRVIDDPDSIVICCDKVNMYKRLRMHNVPMPETHFLTEADLNPDIGSSLLKAVSNPLVLKAPNSSFSMYVERVSTPAEFAKVGKRFLRRADRVVAQQFVSSEFDWRVGVLAGKPIYVCQYKIPKKRWKILTYTEDGRQIHGPVKGFDLDKVDQKLLDVAVQATQAIGNGLYGVDLKQVGNDFVVIEVNDNPTIHLGEEDQNAPNIYESLVRYLVGDWK
- a CDS encoding type 1 glutamine amidotransferase, whose protein sequence is MKPILIIQNVDVEKGGAISDFFTRESIPYKQIQSYAVEKLPPINEIRAVVTLGAPFSANDAQKQEFTKEIYRFTAEAIRADIPYLGICYGSQLLAKVLGAAVVPHTSKEIGASTVRLTEAGLSDPLFAGFDPEFPVFQWHGEAFKLPFGSSLLCEGAECKNQAFRKRNAVGIQFHLDSRYDEIPDMCRTSPNDLADVNKSPQSVIAEFETNAARYQSLNDKLLKNFLGL
- a CDS encoding RimK-like ATPgrasp N-terminal domain-containing protein, producing MALARLKKPLLPDRGVTHDYMAYFSREDCYVNLRGDYYYLGPGYYASQDWEYDKKRVHPTCKESLDGYIVPLFLEKIKLVGLPIPDYYITNGYFEPPVIVDSLNPFMTRQSIVTKQGQQTRVAKSMSRNYTYAISCQELPPGARVGYFRCILGECLTPRYRHLAGAVWRVFRLPLALVRVIVLKDGTILLSALQPLTYGKLNKREKEIIDRLVSWRI